Proteins from a genomic interval of Candidatus Eisenbacteria bacterium:
- a CDS encoding aminopeptidase P family protein — protein MRTDLDRLMRERGLAGLVVLAHDHHSPAMYWCSGQKIHHGLYLRAADGRSHLVVDPMERDQAALSGGDWSTYSQHGFLAMLKSADSQAEASANMIAKLAGEMRIEGSVAFTGEAPLGFAWSMLSHLRGLAPAIVVDGRQPDVLAEAMATKDDGELETIRRCSRGVVDAMQRVAKYLGSLRPKNGHLTDGVNDVARLGHVRALIHRTFAEHRLAEDGESIVAMGRDAGVPHNRGNDGEAIRRGETIIVDIFPGEAGGGYHTDMTRTFVVGRAPDAVKKMYADCRENFDKVMAAMKAGEPCRSYQEMTCDIFERQGHATLRKDASTTEGYVHGLGHGVGLAVHEGPRLGGPPSNTTTLQPGHVVSVEPGLYYPSRGMGCRIEDLVAVRADGTLENLTPCSYELEVGPLD, from the coding sequence CATCACGGCCTCTACCTGCGCGCGGCCGATGGCCGCTCGCACCTGGTCGTGGACCCGATGGAGCGCGACCAGGCCGCGCTGTCGGGCGGCGACTGGTCCACTTATTCGCAGCACGGCTTCCTCGCCATGCTGAAGAGCGCCGACTCGCAGGCCGAGGCGTCCGCGAACATGATCGCCAAGCTCGCGGGTGAGATGCGGATCGAGGGCAGCGTCGCGTTCACCGGCGAGGCGCCGCTCGGCTTCGCGTGGTCCATGCTCTCGCACCTGCGCGGGCTCGCCCCGGCCATCGTCGTGGACGGCCGCCAGCCGGACGTGCTCGCCGAGGCGATGGCGACCAAGGACGACGGCGAACTCGAAACGATCCGCAGGTGTTCGCGCGGCGTGGTGGATGCCATGCAGCGGGTCGCGAAGTACCTGGGTTCGCTCAGGCCGAAGAACGGTCATCTGACCGACGGCGTCAACGACGTGGCCCGACTCGGACACGTGCGCGCGCTCATCCACCGGACGTTCGCCGAGCACCGGTTGGCCGAGGACGGCGAAAGCATCGTGGCGATGGGCCGCGACGCGGGCGTGCCGCACAATCGCGGCAACGACGGCGAGGCGATCCGGCGCGGGGAGACGATCATCGTGGACATCTTCCCGGGCGAGGCCGGCGGCGGCTACCACACCGACATGACCCGCACGTTCGTCGTCGGCAGGGCCCCCGACGCGGTGAAGAAGATGTACGCCGACTGCCGCGAGAACTTCGACAAGGTCATGGCCGCGATGAAGGCCGGCGAGCCGTGCCGCTCCTACCAGGAAATGACCTGCGACATCTTCGAGCGGCAGGGCCACGCCACCCTCCGCAAGGACGCGAGCACGACGGAAGGCTACGTGCACGGCCTCGGGCACGGCGTCGGGCTCGCGGTGCACGAAGGACCGCGCCTCGGCGGGCCGCCGAGCAACACGACGACGCTCCAGCCCGGCCACGTGGTGTCGGTCGAGCCGGGGCTTTACTACCCTTCGCGCGGCATGGGCTGCCGGATCGAGGACCTGGTCGCGGTGCGCGCAGACGGCACGCTCGAGAACCTGACGCCCTGCTCGTACGAGCTCGAGGTGGGGCCCCTCGATTGA